AATACAAGATCATGGTATGAGGATTCGCGTATTCATTGGTGTATTCCGCTCTGATTCGGTATGATTTTCCCGCTTCAAGCGGGATGGAGCCGCTTACCTTCCCGTTCCCCTCCACGACCAGACTGTCCTCCACCCAAACGCGAATCGTGTTCATTTGATCGGTCGAGACAACGAACGTATAGTTTTCCGAATAATTCGGCACAACCGATCCGGTCCAGCGCCAGAAACCCGGCTCAGCCGGCAATGTTTTAAAGTAATTGACAGAGCTTATCTCCGCCTCGGAGACAAGAGTTCGGGGCTTTGAGTTCGTGTACCGCTCCTCTTTGAAAGAGCCTCCGCCCCTAACCGGGTAAGGACCCCAGCTGATTTGAACGGTTCCGTCCACGCTCGGGACGAAAGAGGCTTTCGCTCCTTCCACCGTCTTTTCCAAAACCACATTTTCAATTAGCGGACCTTCCGACGCTTCTTCAACGATAAGGAAACGGGGATAATCCACGCTATCCACCTTTACCGTAATATGGCTCGCATCCGAATCCACAATTTGCACCGGGTGCTTTGTATCTTCAATCGGATCATAAGCATAAACGGAGGCGCGTTCGCCGCAAATGTTGGAGAACGTAATATCAAAGCTTTGCATCGGCATTGCATATCGGTCCGGATCAAGCACATCTTTCGTCGTATCGTACGAATGAGTCATGTTTCTTGTCACTACATAGTAGCCGATTGCAAATTTGCCCGCGTCCAATTGGTAAGGCAGCACGGCCAAGTCGTCCCGGTTATACCGGTCGGGATGCTCCGGTGTTCCATCGCCCTCGAAAACGAGCCGCGGCTTATACTCCACGATGCGGTCGACTTTTAGAGCCCTTGGCGTGTCGATCTTTTTTCCTGTTTTTATCAGGTTCGTTACATTCGCCACTGCTCTTAGCTGAGGGCCGGCCAATTGCTTGACCGAATCTGTTAAAACATAATTGTTTTTCTTTAACTCTGAATAGAAAGCCTCGGGAATAACCGTGAATCCGGTATCTTCCGATTTTGCCGCATACAGATTAATTGTGTGATAGCCTTTGTGTCCAAAGAAGATGTAATTGCGCAACGTCGTTTTTGTTCCGATATAGTGCATGAGCGATACTAATTTTTCGTCCTTGGCGGAAATGCCCAATTTGTCTATCAATTCACGCGCAAACAACATGCGGGCATAATTCGTTTCCGACATCCAGACCTGAGGTACTTTCCCGTTGCCTGGATTTGCATACCTGAAATGGTGAGTCCAGGGCCCGGGGAAAGGTTGAATGTCCCGAACTGCCGATTCCGATTGATAGAAATAGAAGTGCCGTTCGGGAAAAGCTGACATATGCGCGGGTACGAGATAGCTGCCGGCTACCGAATGATCGTAGTTATCCGGGTTTCGTTTGCCATCCAATTTGCCGAGAGCATCGATATACAGCTTTTTATCGTCTGTATTTCCAGGGACAATCGGGGACTCATCCGGAGAATAACCTGTATAATAATGCTTGCTGAAGCCGTCCTGATTCAGCCACATCTCCGTTCCGTTATCCCAAGGCCGCTGGTTGGAGAATCCGCTGATGACATTGACTCCGGGCAGCCGGTTTTCCGGATTTTTCACGTAATCCGCGGTTAACGGCAATATGATTTCCGGCCCGTCCTTGGTCACTCCATCGCTCTGGGTGTAGCTTATCGGCTTGGAAAAGGAAAGCTTGGGTTCATAATAATAATTAATGTCCATAAAATGGTATCCAAACGTATATTCATTATAAACTTCGAGATCGAAGCCTGCATCGGCTTGCCCCTCCGTTTCCAGCATGTCCTTGAGGGTAGAGGTGACGGTCTTGATATACCGCATCCATCCGTCTATCGTTTCCTGCGCTGCAGGATTCGGCGTTCCATCGGAAAATTCGAGTCCGGAGAAAGGCTGGTATTTCAATTGAACCAAAAACAAATCACCCGCAGGCAAATCCTTGGGAAGGGGCGCCGAGAGCGTACATTTTCCGGTTGCCGCGTCAACGCCGGTTATGACCGGAAACATCGTATGTCGGGCCACCCGGTTCAGGCCTGTATATTTGACCCGTATTTTCGAAGTATCGTCGATATAGATTTCCCGGTCTCCCGCAGTGGCTGGCTTTGTTAATTTGACCGTCCATTCCCTGCTGGGACTGGGCATTCCCGAGTTGAAATTAAGCAGGATTAGCGGACGAATATGATGTTTTCTCAAAGCCGCAACTTTCATCATCAAACTTTTATAATTCCAATCCCGAAATTGGGTATCGTCATCAAAATCTAATTCCCCCCACCCGACTTCAACTCTGGCGGAACGAATACCTGCTTCCTCTAACACCTGTGCTGTCGCTTCGGCCTCGCCCTGTTCGACATTAAAGTTGATGCCGAGCACATCCAGATACCTCGAAGCATCCCAAGTATCCATGTAACTGCGCCACGGAGCATGGAAAAATGACCGTAGTCCGAAAGCAACTTCCTGCTGCGCAGGGTCGGCATAAGGACCCTTCAGTTCGGCCATCTGCGTTTCCCCATCGTTTTTTCCGATTCTATCCATATTTTGCTGAACGTCGGAATCTATGCCTGCAAACGAATGGGCAGGAGCAATCAAGCCGATCGTCAAGCAGACGATCGTTATTAACTTGTAACATCTTTTGAATCTGACCGATTTAAACATCCAATCCACCTCCTAAAAATCGCCATGCTTATGAGTAGTCCTATTACTCCACCGACCAGATCAAGCCCCACATCTTGAATAGACCCGGTTCTTAAGAAATTGGTTGACTGGTACAGTTCATCGAGAGCAGCGACTCCCCCGACCAGGGCTATTACCATAAAAAATCTGATGCCCCTCCGCAGCTTGTAAGGTATCGTCGCAACATAAAGTAGCGTAGCCAGTGTGAAGTACATAATCAGATGGGCAGTTTTGCGGAGAATGAATTGAACGAATTGGTAAGGATAACGTTTCGCGGGAATATTATATTTCCCATATATGACGGTGACGTTGGGGAGCGCCTGGCTAAGCCGATATTGAGGTATATGTTTCTGTAAAAAAGGAAGCATCGTTTGGTCGCTAAACGGCTGCGAGGATAAATAAAATATGAAGGAACTCCATAAAAACAAAGGCAAAATAAATAAAACACGCTTGCGATAAATCAGGCCATTCCACTCCTCTCTTTTTATATATCACGTCTTGGCATTATTTCGCAAAGACTGGGACAATATATCCCGGATAAATTCGCTCACGCCAATGATTTGCGATTCTTTATCGAAAATCGATAAGTTGCGTTGAACTTTTGCTTTTTTTTGCTGCAATTCTTCCATAGTCATGTTCTCCATCAATTCGGACAACGAATGAATGTAGGCAGGCTCCCACGGTTTATTTCCATGGATCCGGTAAATGCTTTCTCTGTTGATGTCGTAGGACATCGGAATTCTTCCCGTCACGATCGGCAGCCCGACGGACAAATATTCGCTGACTTTGGTCGTATAACGGAAACTTCCTACCTGGTCCACGCTTTGCGGTAAGCTGGCCAGGTCCATAGACGCCAAATAACCGGGCACCGCCTCGCGTGGAACACGCCCCGTAAAGACGATGTTCTTTCCAAGCCGTTCCCCGGATAATTGTTCAAGCTTTGATTTGCCGTTCCCATCCCCTACGATAAGTACGGTCACATTTTCGCGTTTCAAAGTTTGCATCGCCTTGACCAATTCATAACCATAACAGTAGCCGATCCGCTTATTCCAATTAAGCGAACCTACGATACCGACGACGATGTGATTTTCCGGGATCCGGTACATTTCCCGAATTTTTCTGCGCGACGCTTGAAGCTGTTCGTCCGAAAATTCAAACGGCGCCCACCCCGCTGCGGTCATGGCATATTTGGCGCCGTACGTGAGCGCCCGCCCTGCCAAATACGGAGTCCAACCGATAAAACCGGTTGACCGTTTATAGAGCAGCCTCTCATACCATTGAAATAGGGGGGCGAGCGTGGCAACCTTGCTTGCCACGAAGGGACCGACCGCGTCGCCACTGCTTACGATATAGGGCACCTTGGCGAGCATGTTCCCGAAAATAAGAGCCAAACCTCCGGCGATCCCCGTTCCTTCCATTACGACCAGATGAGGACGCTCGCGAAAAATATACTTCAGCAGCTTCCAAAAATTGAGCCACTTTTTCCGCTTTTCAAACGGATAAAACTGCGCCGGTATTTGGCTGAGCAAAGCTCTGAGCCTGTTCTCGTCATCGCCGCCGCTGCCTTGGGTAGCGAAGCTTAAGATCTTGTAATCACTCGTTTTCATTTCCTACAGCCCCTTGGCGAATGTAAGATGGTACGACTATGGCCTTCTCCGGCGATTTCGCCACTTCTTTAAAGAGATCTATGTATTTGGCTGCAACCGACCGCCAGCTTTGCCGTTCGGCAATGATTCGGGCGTTTGCCCCCATTTGTTTTCGTAATTCTTCATCTCCGCACAGCAGGTTCATTGCATTTCGCAATCCGGCGACATCCTCCGAATTACCAAGCACAACCCCGGCTTTGCGATCCGACTCGATCAATTCCGATACCCCCGATTGGTAAGTCGTTATGACCGGTAGCCCGGAAGCAAGTGCTTCGATAACGACGAGAGTGCATGCTTCGTACCTGGATGGAAAAACGAAGAAATCGACGCATTTCATGAGCTGAGCAATATCCTTGCGAAATCCCAGGAAATGCACCCGCCCTTCAAGCCCGAGCTGTTCCGCCATTTTTATATAAGGACTGCCTTGCGTAGCCCCCGCCACCGCCAAGTGAAGATTTTTCACATCGCAGAGAGCTTTCAGCACGGAGTCCAAATTTTTTCTCGGCGATTTTATGTCCCCGGCAAACAATGCTAGAGGCACATTGCCCGGAAGATCGAGTTCCGAACGGCTTTTATTTTTATCAGGGTAAAACTCCTCAATATCCACACCATTCATGATAACACGAAGATCCAGGGCCGGATTGATCTCTTCCAGCTCCTTCTTTACCTTCTCCGATACCGGAACAATTATTTTAGCCCGGGAAAACGCTAACTTCTCCAGAATCGAATTGCTATAAGTAAACAGAAATTGATAGAACCCGGACATATTTTTATTGAGGCGTGACGGGTGGACCGAGGACTTGATCCACGAGCTGTGTA
The window above is part of the Paenibacillus hamazuiensis genome. Proteins encoded here:
- a CDS encoding PA14 domain-containing protein — its product is MFKSVRFKRCYKLITIVCLTIGLIAPAHSFAGIDSDVQQNMDRIGKNDGETQMAELKGPYADPAQQEVAFGLRSFFHAPWRSYMDTWDASRYLDVLGINFNVEQGEAEATAQVLEEAGIRSARVEVGWGELDFDDDTQFRDWNYKSLMMKVAALRKHHIRPLILLNFNSGMPSPSREWTVKLTKPATAGDREIYIDDTSKIRVKYTGLNRVARHTMFPVITGVDAATGKCTLSAPLPKDLPAGDLFLVQLKYQPFSGLEFSDGTPNPAAQETIDGWMRYIKTVTSTLKDMLETEGQADAGFDLEVYNEYTFGYHFMDINYYYEPKLSFSKPISYTQSDGVTKDGPEIILPLTADYVKNPENRLPGVNVISGFSNQRPWDNGTEMWLNQDGFSKHYYTGYSPDESPIVPGNTDDKKLYIDALGKLDGKRNPDNYDHSVAGSYLVPAHMSAFPERHFYFYQSESAVRDIQPFPGPWTHHFRYANPGNGKVPQVWMSETNYARMLFARELIDKLGISAKDEKLVSLMHYIGTKTTLRNYIFFGHKGYHTINLYAAKSEDTGFTVIPEAFYSELKKNNYVLTDSVKQLAGPQLRAVANVTNLIKTGKKIDTPRALKVDRIVEYKPRLVFEGDGTPEHPDRYNRDDLAVLPYQLDAGKFAIGYYVVTRNMTHSYDTTKDVLDPDRYAMPMQSFDITFSNICGERASVYAYDPIEDTKHPVQIVDSDASHITVKVDSVDYPRFLIVEEASEGPLIENVVLEKTVEGAKASFVPSVDGTVQISWGPYPVRGGGSFKEERYTNSKPRTLVSEAEISSVNYFKTLPAEPGFWRWTGSVVPNYSENYTFVVSTDQMNTIRVWVEDSLVVEGNGKVSGSIPLEAGKSYRIRAEYTNEYANPHTMILYWFSDSQPKELVAPDASGTNQITRKVRAGKKETVLLPGMNAGDGIKLELSDGNVTTRFPQWSYDLKGVLHETTK
- a CDS encoding VanZ family protein gives rise to the protein MPLFLWSSFIFYLSSQPFSDQTMLPFLQKHIPQYRLSQALPNVTVIYGKYNIPAKRYPYQFVQFILRKTAHLIMYFTLATLLYVATIPYKLRRGIRFFMVIALVGGVAALDELYQSTNFLRTGSIQDVGLDLVGGVIGLLISMAIFRRWIGCLNRSDSKDVTS
- a CDS encoding glycosyltransferase, with product MKTSDYKILSFATQGSGGDDENRLRALLSQIPAQFYPFEKRKKWLNFWKLLKYIFRERPHLVVMEGTGIAGGLALIFGNMLAKVPYIVSSGDAVGPFVASKVATLAPLFQWYERLLYKRSTGFIGWTPYLAGRALTYGAKYAMTAAGWAPFEFSDEQLQASRRKIREMYRIPENHIVVGIVGSLNWNKRIGYCYGYELVKAMQTLKRENVTVLIVGDGNGKSKLEQLSGERLGKNIVFTGRVPREAVPGYLASMDLASLPQSVDQVGSFRYTTKVSEYLSVGLPIVTGRIPMSYDINRESIYRIHGNKPWEPAYIHSLSELMENMTMEELQQKKAKVQRNLSIFDKESQIIGVSEFIRDILSQSLRNNAKT
- a CDS encoding glycosyltransferase family 4 protein, with the protein product MNICIVTHKLLKGDGQARVNYEIVKELLDQNYHVTVFASGVAPELLEKPGIHWIKVPVSGWPTQLLKNHVFATISSLLLLKHRSKFDLVMVNGFITWARSDINAVHFVHSSWIKSSVHPSRLNKNMSGFYQFLFTYSNSILEKLAFSRAKIIVPVSEKVKKELEEINPALDLRVIMNGVDIEEFYPDKNKSRSELDLPGNVPLALFAGDIKSPRKNLDSVLKALCDVKNLHLAVAGATQGSPYIKMAEQLGLEGRVHFLGFRKDIAQLMKCVDFFVFPSRYEACTLVVIEALASGLPVITTYQSGVSELIESDRKAGVVLGNSEDVAGLRNAMNLLCGDEELRKQMGANARIIAERQSWRSVAAKYIDLFKEVAKSPEKAIVVPSYIRQGAVGNENE